The Betaproteobacteria bacterium genomic sequence GCACCGGCCGTTGCACTGGCACGCGAGGGCTTCGCCGTCGATGCGCGCTATCGCGAGATGGCACGCGCACGCCTGGCGGCGCTTGTGCGCGATCCGGCAGCGGCGGGGATCTTCCTCGATCGAGGTGAGGTCCCCGCCGCAGGCTTCCTCGTCCGTCAGCCGGGGCTCGCGCGCACGCTGCAGGCGCTCGGCGAGCGCGGCCATGCGGGGTTCTACGACGGCGCCGTGGCGGAGGAACTGGTGGCGAGCGTGCGCGCCGGCGGCGGCATCTGGACGCTCGAAGACCTGCACCGTTACCGCATCGAGGAACGCGCGCCGCAGAAGATCCGCTACTTCGATGCGACGATCACCACAGTGCCCTTGCCGTCCGCGGCCGGCCTCACACTGGCACAGGCGCTGAACATCCTGAGCGAATTCCCGCTGACGACCCTGGATGCCGGCACGCGCGCGCACCTCGTCGTCGAGGCGCTGCGGCGCGCCTACCAGGACCGTGCACGCTATCTCGGCGATCCCGCGTTCGTCCAGGTACCCGAAGCGCGGCTTGCCTCGCGCGAGTATGCGGCCGCCCGCGCGAGAGATATCCGCCGCGACCGTGCATCCGCGAGCGCCGAGCTGGGAGCCGCGCGCGAACCGGTTGCCGGCAGCGAGCACACCACGCATTTCTCGATCGTGGACGCGGAAGGCAACCGCGTCGCCGCCACGCTGAGTCTCAACCTTTCCTTCGGCGGCGGCTTCGTCGCCGGTGCTACCGGCGTGCTGTTGAACGACGAAATGGACGACTTCGCGCTGGCGCAGGGCGTGGCGAACGTCTATGAGCTTGTCGGCGGCGAGCCGAACGCGATCGCGCCGGCGAAGCGGCCGCTCTCGTCGATGTCGCCGACCTTCGTCGAAGACGAGCGGGGCGTCCTGGTTCTCGGCACGCCCGGCGGCTCGCGCATCGTGAGCATGGTGCTGCTTAGCATTCTCGACTATCTGCACAACCCGGCTTGGACCCTTGACGGCATGGTCGCTGCGCCGCGCTTTCACCACCAGTTCCTCCCCGACCGCGTGGAGATCGAGCCGGAGGGATTTCCGGCGGCCTGGCGCACGGCACTGGAAGATCGCGGGCATACGGTGTCAGTGGCGCGACGGCCGTGGGGGAACATGCAGGCAGTGCACGTGGAGCACCGCAGCGGTCGCGCACAGGCTGCCGCCGACCCGCGCGGGCAGCTGCAGCCGGTGCCGGCGTTCTGAGCACCGGCATTTGCGGTAGAATCGGGGCCGTTCCGCAGCCCCCTGCGCCGATCCGCGCGTCATGAAGATCACCTTTCTCGAATTCGAACAGCCGATCGCCGAGCTGGAAGCGAAGATCGACGAGCTGCGCTACGTGCAGGAGGACTCGGCGGTCGACATCTCGGAGGAGATCGCGCGCCTGCAGAAGAAGAGTCAGGCGCTCACCAAGGAGATCTACGGCAAGCTGAGCGCATGGCAGATCGCGCAGGTGGCGCGGCATTCGGCGCGGCCGTACACGCTGGATTACGTGCAACGGCTCTGCAGCGACTTCGAGGAACTGCACGGCGATCGCGCGTTCGCGGACGACCCGGCGATT encodes the following:
- the ggt gene encoding gamma-glutamyltransferase — encoded protein: NAFDAAVAVSAALAMVEPFGSGLGGGGFWLLHRASDGFEVVVDGREVAPLAATATMYLDADGRALKEEALVGAKAAAIPGAPAAMVWIAWRYGRLPLAQTLAPAVALAREGFAVDARYREMARARLAALVRDPAAAGIFLDRGEVPAAGFLVRQPGLARTLQALGERGHAGFYDGAVAEELVASVRAGGGIWTLEDLHRYRIEERAPQKIRYFDATITTVPLPSAAGLTLAQALNILSEFPLTTLDAGTRAHLVVEALRRAYQDRARYLGDPAFVQVPEARLASREYAAARARDIRRDRASASAELGAAREPVAGSEHTTHFSIVDAEGNRVAATLSLNLSFGGGFVAGATGVLLNDEMDDFALAQGVANVYELVGGEPNAIAPAKRPLSSMSPTFVEDERGVLVLGTPGGSRIVSMVLLSILDYLHNPAWTLDGMVAAPRFHHQFLPDRVEIEPEGFPAAWRTALEDRGHTVSVARRPWGNMQAVHVEHRSGRAQAAADPRGQLQPVPAF